A segment of the Nostoc sp. TCL26-01 genome:
CATCCACTGGACGCACTTCTGCTATTTTATTTAAGGTGGCGGCGGCACTGCTGATTTGTTTGCTACCTGTGGAATTAATCCGAGATAAGGCTGTTTTGGCTTCGCTAATTTGCTTACGTCCAGTGCTGTCGATTCGTTGTAAGTTGGCTTGGGCTTCACTCAACTGTTGGGTAACGGTATCTACACTCAATCGCTTACTGTCATAAGACGATTGGGAAATTGCCCCGTCAGAGTATAGCTGTTGATAGCGTTGCTGTTCTACTTGCGCGTTTTTCAGTTCTGCGGCTAATCTATTGATTGTGGCTTGCTGGGCTGATTTTTCGCCTTGCCATTGCGCCTCTAATCTGGCTACTGTTTGTTGCTGTTCTCTCTCGTCACCGATTGTTTGTGCCTGTACACGGGCAACTTCGGCTTTTTGCGCTTCTATTTCACCAACTTTTGCACCTTGTCGCACCTTTTCTAAATTCACCTGGGCAACTTTCACGTCTTCTAAGGCTTCTTGATAAGCTGCCTCTAAGCGATCGCGGTTATCTAAAATAGCAATTACTTGTCCAGTTTTTACTCTATCCCCTTCTTTGACTAACAGTTGCTCAACTCGACTCCCTTGTCCAGATGATGATGGCGCTGAAAGTTTAATGACTGTGCCTTTCGGCTCTAATCTACCCAAAGCTGTCACTGTTTTGATTTGCGGTACGCTGATTTGAGACGTAGGCATAGCCTTGGAAGTCTGGTTTTTACCTTGCAATAGTCTATAGCCTTGAACGCCTGCGATCGCAAAACCCACCGCCGCCGCTAGCATGATTATTTGCCGAGTATTACCTTTGAAGAATTCGGAACCTTGTTCTGCTACATCACGCACCATCAGTCCCCCTTTTTGCTTCGCGCACTAAATAAACTATTTAGTCCATTAACTTAATACTAAACTAAACCGTCTATTACAATAATGTCAATAGTTTGTGAAAAATTAATTTTTTAACGGTAATCTCGGCAATTTGAGTAACTATTAAATATATGAGCAAGAAAAAAAGACAGATAGAAACTGACAACACAGACCGTTTGCAGTCAGTTGAAAAGGTGGATGCGATTTTGGCTGGGGCGATGCAAGAGTTTTTGACTCACGGCTATGCTGCAACAACGATGGATAGGGTGACAGCAGCAGCAGGTGTCTCGAAAACTACTGTCTACAGCTACTTTCAAGATAAGGAAACATTATTTGTGGCTTTGATTGAAAAGCTAGCCCAAGAAAAATACTTAGCAGTCCAAGAACCGCAATTTTTACAAGGAGAACCGCCTGTTGTTCTCCATCGTCTAGCAACAAACATCTTAGATCAAATTAATCAAGCACAAGATTTTTTAAGCTTAATTAGGTTGATTATCGGCGAATCTGGGCGTTTTCCTGCTTTAGCCCGCACCTTTGTCCGCAACATAGACAAACCAGGACTGGAACTGCTAACCCAATATTTTACTAATCATCCCGAACTGCAATTACCTGATGCCGAAGTAGCCGCACGTACTTTTTTAGGTGCATTGGTACATTTCACGATTATTCAAAATATGCTGCATGGTCACGATATTTTACCAATGGAACGCGATCGCCTGATTGATAACTTGATTCAGTTGATAACTGTCAATCTTCCTGCAAACATATCCACAGATCAATATTCTGGAACAAAACAGAAATCATCTAGACGTGAACGTAACTCGTCGGGTAAGTTTAAGATGGACTACGGTACTGAACCTAAGCATTTGCGGTCTATGCGACTGACTGACACCGCATGGGATAAATTAGCAGAACTAGCACAGCAGAATAATTTAACTCGCAGCGAAATGATTGAAATCTTTGCCCGCCGAGGTTTTTTAGCTCATCAGGAAGCGGAATAATTTTGTATATACATGGACAATGATGGAAATTCAGAATAATTGTATATACATGGAAATTTATTAACTACAGAGAACCTAAATCCCTGACTTCTGTGGGCAGGGGTGTAAACTCCTGGTTTAATTGCCGCATCTTTATCAAACGCTGGCTTTCCAGTGCAAAGCTGAAACTTGGCACGAATTACATCATTGATTAATATTTCTCGTTTTGTTGCCATACACATTGCAGTGGCGTGTTGTAAGGCAATATTAAGATACAATAAATTTACGAAAGGTCAAAAGTGTGAAGGGCTGAAATGAGTGGGTGACGAGGGACTCGAACCCGCAACCAATAGATTAAGAGTCTACTGCTCTACCATTGAGCTAGTCACCCACGTTAATAAGCATGATAGCAAAATTGTGGGTGATTTGCCAAGATTGAGCTTATGTGGTGGGCAAATTGATGATAAAGGTGGTCTTACCGGCATCACTCTCGACACAGATGGTTCCACCTAAATGTCTGACCATTTTTTCGACTAGTGCCATTTCTAAGCCAGTGCCGCTATACTTCCACGGATCGCTTTTAGAAATATGATAGAACGGCTCGAAGATGCGCGATCGCACATGAGAGGGAATTTCTAAGCCAGAATTGCTAATCTTTAGTTGGACTGCATGGGCAATGGGGTGAGCAGAAACGGTAATTGCTTCTCCAGAGGGGGTATACTTGCTGGTATGGCTGAGTAATTCGGTGACAATTCGTTCTAACTCAGTGATGTCTGTTTCTAAACGAGTTAATTCTGGGGAAATAATTAAGTTGAGTTGCTGTTGTTGACAACTGCTGAGTTCTCGGAAAGATTCGACAATTGGTGGTAGCCAGGTTTGTAAGTCAATAGAAATTAAAGTCGGGGGATCTGGTTCTGCTTGCAAATAGGTAAGTGTGAGTAAATCATTGATTAATTTGCTCTCTCGACTACACTCATGATGGAGAATTTGTAGCATTTGGGGGATGATTTCAATGTCGAATTTACCTTGGGGTGATAACACACTCTCCAGGGTTTGAGCTGCTAGACTAATATTAGTGATTGGTGTCCGCAATTCATGGGAAAGATTTTTCAAAAATTTGTTAGTGATGCGTTTTCTATCTTCTAGTTTTCTAATTTTGGCTTGGTTTGTGGTGTCTATTCTCGATTGCTGAATTGCGATCGCACAATGATTTGCTAAAGTTTTGACTAGATTAATTTCCCATTCATCAAATATTTGTTGTGTAGGTCTAATTAACCAGATATTACCTAATGTTTCCTGTTGAGTAAATATCGGACAAGCTAGCTGGGTAATCACTAGTAGCTGGGGATGCCATCCTGGGACAATTTCTATTGTTTGAAAATGTTGTTTTTCTAGTAAGGGTTGATAGAATTCACCAAATTCGGTAATTTTTCTAGTCAAGCTTTGATATGTGGGTTGGGTGGCGTGTTCGCAAATAACAGTAGCTAAACTACAGTCAGGGTTGTATAGTTCGATGTAACAGGATTCCAGTTTTAATAACTTGGCTAAT
Coding sequences within it:
- a CDS encoding TetR/AcrR family transcriptional regulator; translation: MSKKKRQIETDNTDRLQSVEKVDAILAGAMQEFLTHGYAATTMDRVTAAAGVSKTTVYSYFQDKETLFVALIEKLAQEKYLAVQEPQFLQGEPPVVLHRLATNILDQINQAQDFLSLIRLIIGESGRFPALARTFVRNIDKPGLELLTQYFTNHPELQLPDAEVAARTFLGALVHFTIIQNMLHGHDILPMERDRLIDNLIQLITVNLPANISTDQYSGTKQKSSRRERNSSGKFKMDYGTEPKHLRSMRLTDTAWDKLAELAQQNNLTRSEMIEIFARRGFLAHQEAE
- a CDS encoding ABC exporter membrane fusion protein, whose protein sequence is MVRDVAEQGSEFFKGNTRQIIMLAAAVGFAIAGVQGYRLLQGKNQTSKAMPTSQISVPQIKTVTALGRLEPKGTVIKLSAPSSSGQGSRVEQLLVKEGDRVKTGQVIAILDNRDRLEAAYQEALEDVKVAQVNLEKVRQGAKVGEIEAQKAEVARVQAQTIGDEREQQQTVARLEAQWQGEKSAQQATINRLAAELKNAQVEQQRYQQLYSDGAISQSSYDSKRLSVDTVTQQLSEAQANLQRIDSTGRKQISEAKTALSRINSTGSKQISSAAATLNKIAEVRPVDVAEAKAQVNRAQAAAKEAKVNLDQVYVRSPQDGVIFDIHTRAGEVVSSENGIVEIGQTNQMYAVVEVYQSDINKISPGQKVQISSNSLSGKLQGTVDWIGWKVQRQNIINTDPSENIDSRVVEVHVQLDNPSIQKAAKFTNLQITAVIEI